In one Solanum dulcamara chromosome 1, daSolDulc1.2, whole genome shotgun sequence genomic region, the following are encoded:
- the LOC129898217 gene encoding bifunctional riboflavin biosynthesis protein RIBA 1, chloroplastic-like, translating into MGFSHLRSDHGLYFVNPTTANYKSDFSSLSFARKFTFSFKSGRGILRATLLSGEDNVWSRFNNQGAGKGSFVNNGVEQTAIQQQPNEIAVGTPDAVITPNRSGFLSGVNEFDLDHAVEGFSSIPEAIEDIRQGKMVIVVDDEDRENEGDLIMAAQLVTPEAMAFIVKHGTGIVCVSMKGEDLDRLQLPLMVPPKENEEKLSTAFTVSVDAKYGTTTGVSARDRAKTVLALASADSKPEDFNRPGHIFPLKYREGGVLKRAGHTEASVDLAVLAGLDPVAVLCEIVDDDGSMARLPRLRHFAEAENLKIVSIADLIRYRRKREKLVELAAAAPIPTTWGPFKAYCFKSILDGIEHIAMVKGDVGDGKDVLVRVHSECLTGDIFGSARCDCGKQLALAMNQIEQAGRGVLVYLRGHEGRGIGLGHKLRAYILQDEGHDTVEANEELGLPVDSREYGIGAQILRDLGVRTMQLMTNNPAKYVGLKGYGLAISGRVPLLAPITTENKRYLETKRVKLGHVYDSNNDANGYINGSEVGKTSHDELHDNAD; encoded by the exons atGGGTTTCTCTCATTTGCG ATCCGACCATGGTCTGTATTTTGTGAATCCAACAACAGCAAACTATAAATCAGATTTCTCCTCGCTAAGTTTTGCTAGAAAGTTTACCTTCAGCTTCAAAAGTGGTAGAGGAATACTACGGGCTACATTATTATCAGGAGAAGATAATGTCTGGTCTCGTTTTAACAACCAAGGTGCAGGAAAAGGTTCTTTCGTTAATAATGGAGTCGAACAAACTGCAATTCAGCAACAACCTAATGAAATAGCTGTTGGAACACCTGATGCCGTAATAACTCCAAACAGAAGTGGGTTTCTCTCTGGTGTTAATGAGTTTGACTTGGATCATGCCGttgaaggattctcttctattccAGAGGCTATTGAGGACATTCGTCAGGGCAAG ATGGTAATTGTTGTAGATGATGAAGACAGAGAAAACGAGGGTGATCTAATAATGGCAGCACAATTGGTGACACCTGAAGCAATGGCCTTCATTGTAAAACATGGAACTGGAATTGTGTGTGTAAGTATGAAAGGTGAAGACCTAGACAGGCTTCAACTTCCTCTAATGGTGCCGCCAAAGGAAAATGAGGAGAAACTCAGTACTGCTTTCACTGTTTCTGTG GATGCAAAATATGGTACCACAACAGGTGTATCCGCACGTGATAGGGCAAAAACAGTTTTGGCTTTAGCATCTGCTGATTCAAAACCTGAGGATTTCAACCGACCTGGACACATTTTCCCACTCAAGTATAGAGAAGGAGGGGTGCTAAAAAGAGCTGGCCATACTGAAGCTTCTGTTGATCTTGCTGTATTGGCTGGGCTGGACCCTGTTGCTGTTCTTTGTGAAATTGTTGATGATGATGGTTCCATGGCCAGGTTGCCGAGGCTTCGTCATTTTGCTGAAGCTGAGAACTTAAAGATTGTATCCATTGCCGATTTGATCAG GTATAGAAGGAAAAGAGAGAAACTGGTGGAGCTCGCTGCTGCTGCACCCATACCAACAACGTGGGGACCTTTTAAAGCCTACTGTTTTAAGTCTATCTTGGATGGAATTGAGCATATTGCCATGGTCAAA GGTGATGTTGGAGATGGGAAAGATGTCCTTGTCAGAGTGCACTCAGAGTGTCTCACTGGCGACATATTTGGGTCAGCCCGATGCGACTGTGGTAAGCAGTTGGCGCTTGCAATGAACCAAATTGAACAAGCTGGAAGGGGTGTGTTAGTATATCTCCGCGGGCATGAAGGAAGGGGAATAGGTTTGGGACATAAACTTCGTGCTTACATACTGCAAGATGAGGGGCACGACACGGTTGAAGCTAATGAagagttgggattacctgtTGATTCACGGGAGTATGGCATTGGTGCACAG ATACTACGAGATTTGGGTGTTCGAACCATGCAACTGATGACAAACAACCCCGCGAAGTATGTTGGGCTAAAAGGATATGGTCTGGCAATTTCAGGTAGAGTTCCCCTGTTGGCTCCTATAACTACAGAAAATAAGAGGTACTTAGAGACCAAACGCGTGAAATTGGGGCACGTATATGACTCCAACAACGATGCCAATGGCTACATTAATGGTTCTGAAGTTGGTAAAACAAGCCACGATGAATTACATGACAACGCTGACTGA
- the LOC129898243 gene encoding dicarboxylate transporter 2.1, chloroplastic-like: MTTPSSILPMSHTSATSTTNHPPPSRRRHLSLARWKGAKPIPLVVSITIGLIFRFAIPKPHKLSKNAWQLLAIFLTTISGLILGPLPVGAWAFFCLTLTVVTKTLTFAAAFAAFTNEVIWLIVASFFFSRGFIKTGLGDRIALYFVSWLGKNTLGLSYGLALSEAAISPAIPSTTARAGGIFLPIIKSLAVTADSHPKDDSAKKLGAYLIQSQLQCSSTSSALFLTAAAQNLLCLKLAEGLGVEISSKWLTWLKASCMPSVVSLLVTPVVLYKIFPPEMKDTPDAPLMARRRLEQMGSIKTDQWIMVIVMLITVALWIAGEALGILSVVTAMLGLSLLLGFGVIDWNDCLSEKSAWDTLAWFGVLIGMATQLTTLGVVAWMSDAVANFLKSISLHWFGAFCVLQATYFFIHYLFASQTGHVAALYSAFLGMCLASKVPGLFAALALGYNTNLFGALTHYSSGQAAVYYGGGYVELRDVFKLGIIIALMNIVIWALVGAGWWKIIGLY; encoded by the exons ATGACAACTCCGAGTTCTATCCTTCCAATGTCCCACACTTCTGCAACCTCCACTACCAACCACCCTCCTCCTTCTCGTCGTCGTCATCTCTCACTTGCACGATGGAAAGGTGCAAAACCAATCCCACTAGTCGTATCCATAACAATAGGCCTAATCTTCCGTTTCGCGATTCCAAAACCCCACAAACTCTCCAAAAACGCGTGGCAACTCCTAGCCATTTTCCTCACAACTATCTCGGGCCTCATTTTAGGCCCGTTACCGGTGGGTGCATGGGCATTCTTTTGCCTAACGCTCACCGTAGTCACAAAAACTTTAACATTCGCTGCAGCATTTGCTGCTTTCACTAATGAAGTCATTTGGTTAATTGTtgcatcattttttttctcaagaGGATTTATTAAGACTGGGCTTGGTGATAGAATTGCTTTGTATTTTGTAAGTTGGCTTGGGAAAAATACATTGGGCCTTTCTTATGGACTTGCTTTAAGTGAGGCAGCAATTTCTCCAGCAATTCCAAGTACAACTGCAAGAGCTGGTGGAATTTTTTTACCAATAATTAAGTCATTAGCTGTTACTGCTGATAGTCACCCGAAAGATGATTCTGCTAAGAAGCTTGGAGCATATCTTATTCAATCTCAGTTGCAG TGTTCTAGTACTTCAAGTGCCCTGTTCCTAACAGCTGCTGCACAAAACTTATTGTGTCTGAAATTAGCTGAGGGATTaggtgtagaaatatcaagtaaaTGGCTTACTTGGTTGAAGGCTTCTTGTATGCCATCAGTTGTATCTCTTTTAGTTACTCCAGTTGTGCTATACAAGATTTTCCCTCCTGAAATGAAGGACACACCAGATGCTCCATTAATGGCTAGAAGGAGACTGGAACAGATGGGTTCAATCAAAACTGATCAATGGATAATGGTGATTGTAATGCTTATAACTGTAGCATTATGGATTGCTGG agAGGCTCTTGGGATACTAAGTGTTGTCACAGCAATGTTGGGATTGTCGCTacttttgggttttggagtaATTGACTGGAATGATTGCTTGAGTGAAAAATCCGCTTGGGATACCTTAGCTTGGTTCGGGGTTTTAATAGGCATGGCAACACAGTTAACAACTCTTGGAGTTGTTGCCTGGATGTCAGATGCTGTAGCTAACTTCCTTAAATCAATTTCATTACATTGGTTCGGGGCGTTTTGTGTCCTTCAAGCAACATATTTCTTCATCCACTACTTGTTTGCTAGTCAAACTGGTCATGTTGCAGCATTGTACTCAGCATTTCTCGGAATGTGCTTAGCATCAAAAGTTCCCGGTCTTTTTGCTGCGTTGGCTTTGGGATACAACACAAATCTTTTTGGCGCATTGACACATTACAGCAGTGGTCAAGCTGCAGTGTACTATGGAG GTGGTTATGTGGAACTACGCGATGTTTTCAAATTGGGCATCATCATAGCTCTTATGAATATTGTTATATGGGCATTAGTTGGAGCTGGTTGGTGGAAGATTATTGGTCTTTACTAA